A single window of Nicotiana sylvestris chromosome 3, ASM39365v2, whole genome shotgun sequence DNA harbors:
- the LOC104234689 gene encoding protein POLYCHOME-like, translated as MTEARDRISRTEEDLMEIYSRRRRTTVRNEGGGIVIFQDELEDASATRTIFRPGTTARVGLGGGIGRRVNFGTPRRNSHRTPARVIGRENISPSGRGRGRGGQHSVLPSWYPRTPLRDITSIVRAIERRRARFGEREGQQLESPISQDLTVLDPSESTSGAQLEHNNSFMTPHPTIRSRIYPKSVGKVPKILLNITHQNDSGDIDCLTPQRKLLNSIDKVEKAVMEELHKLKRTPSAKKQEREKRVRTLMSMR; from the exons ATGACAGAGGCAAGAGATAGAATATCAAGGACGGAGGAGGACCTAATGGAAATCTATAGTCGTCGACGGAGGACAACTGTAAGGAATGAAGGAGGCGGCATTGTGATTTTTCAGGATGAACTAGAGGATGCGTCAGCTACTAGAACAATTTTCCGGCCAGGTACTACGGCGAGGGTGGGTTTGGGTGGTGGTATTGGGAGAAGAGTTAATTTTGGGACGCCAAGACGGAACTCGCATAGAACGCCGGCTAGGGTGATTGGTCGAGAGAACATTTCGCCGTCAGGCCGGGGACGAGGGCGAGGAGGACAGCATAGTGTGCTTCCTTCTTGGTATCCAAGAACTCCTCTTCGTGATATCACTTCCATTGTCAGG GCTATTGAAAGAAGAAGAGCTCGCTTTGGAGAGAGGGAAGGCCAACAACTTGAGAGTCCAATATCACAGGACCTGACTGTTCTTGATCCTTCTGAATCTACATCAGGTGCTCAACTTGAGCACAATAATTCATTTATGACTCCACATCCTACAATTAGAAGCAGGATTTATCCCAAATCTGTAGGTAAGGTGCCAAAGATATTGCTCAATATCACCCATCAGAACGACTCTGGAGACATAGATTGCCTCACACCACAGAGAAAGCTGCTAAACTCAATCGACAAAGTTGAGAAAGCAGTGATGGAAGAACTGCATAAGTTGAAGAGGACTCCCTCTGCTAAGAAACAAGAGAGGGAAAAAAGAGTTAGGACTTTAATGTCCATGCGCTGA